One segment of Streptomyces sp. YIM 121038 DNA contains the following:
- a CDS encoding phage tail protein, which translates to MLPVTDAVLAALGQAVGRPYRADWSNDGGRTWTGCGIQAGSAQITASRTAETRYTGQATLTGAPAGAQGINPISTNVRLWQGIQLPRSNVVWFPAGRYTVGRPRQTKTGLEVELAGIEDEIRDAGLPTARPVGPGAARALVEQLVGEALPGIPVSWRDGVDGDRLVPQVLAESSRWSVLSSGTDSSGTSTGIVEALAAEIYADARGIITVAPVPTLADPVRWRIARGAGGVLIEPQTEQSDEGLANVWAVTGDSGSGEATIGPAYAWDDDPNSLTYAGPDPISDPLAPQRLGLWHVRLRVQRHSSAVITSLGQAHEVAQAKLADSLGVQYALSLTAACNPALEPGDVVEVDTLPGTWERHLVDSLSYTLGAASMSLTTRTTARRL; encoded by the coding sequence ATGCTGCCCGTCACCGACGCCGTGCTGGCCGCACTCGGCCAGGCCGTGGGGCGTCCGTACCGGGCCGACTGGTCCAACGACGGCGGCCGCACCTGGACCGGCTGCGGCATCCAGGCCGGGTCGGCGCAGATCACCGCCAGCCGCACCGCGGAGACCCGCTACACCGGCCAGGCCACCCTCACCGGCGCCCCCGCCGGCGCGCAGGGCATCAACCCCATCAGCACGAACGTGCGGCTGTGGCAGGGCATCCAGCTCCCACGCAGCAACGTCGTGTGGTTCCCGGCCGGGCGGTACACCGTCGGTCGCCCGCGGCAGACCAAGACGGGGCTGGAGGTGGAGCTCGCCGGGATCGAGGACGAGATCCGCGACGCCGGGCTGCCCACCGCCCGCCCTGTGGGCCCGGGCGCCGCCCGCGCGCTGGTGGAGCAGCTCGTCGGCGAGGCCCTGCCGGGCATCCCGGTGTCCTGGCGCGACGGCGTGGACGGCGACCGTCTGGTGCCGCAGGTCCTGGCGGAGTCCAGCCGCTGGTCGGTGCTCTCCTCCGGCACGGACTCCTCCGGCACCTCCACCGGCATCGTCGAGGCCCTGGCCGCCGAGATCTACGCCGACGCCCGCGGCATCATCACCGTCGCCCCGGTGCCCACCCTCGCCGACCCCGTCCGGTGGCGGATCGCCCGCGGCGCGGGCGGCGTGCTCATCGAGCCCCAGACCGAGCAGTCCGATGAAGGCCTGGCCAACGTATGGGCCGTCACCGGCGACAGCGGATCCGGCGAAGCCACGATCGGCCCGGCCTACGCCTGGGACGACGACCCCAACAGCCTCACGTACGCGGGCCCGGACCCCATCTCCGATCCCCTGGCGCCGCAGCGGCTCGGCCTGTGGCACGTACGCCTGCGGGTCCAGCGCCACTCCAGCGCCGTGATCACCAGCCTCGGCCAGGCCCACGAGGTCGCGCAGGCCAAGCTCGCCGACTCCCTGGGCGTGCAGTACGCGCTCTCCCTGACCGCGGCCTGCAACCCCGCCCTGGAGCCCGGCGACGTCGTCGAGGTCGACACCCTCCCCGGGACCTGGGAGCGGCACCTGGTCGACTCGCTGTCCTACACCCTCGGCGCGGCCTCCATGTCCCTGACCACGCGCACCACCGCCAGGAGGCTGTAG
- a CDS encoding phage tail tape measure protein has product MPSVGYATLQVIPSVRGIGDELRRQLIGPAGDAGQDAGEAAGSGLRDKVKMGAAAAGAAAGALFVAGIQEAMDQANITSTLKAQLGATGKDAARYGKIAGQLYAKGITEDVAQGAEIIRSVINAGLVPPDATNKQLKAISAQMADVANTFGTDMSLQTQAVSAMLKNKLAPNAAAALDVITVGMQKLGPNAEDLLETFQEYSVQLRKLGIDSSEALGLFRQGIQGGARDTDIIADAFKEFSIRAVDMSDGSREAYKALGLDAKDMEKQIGQGGDAAQRGLQTVLDKLRSMKDPVKREAAAVGLFGTQAEDLGKALFKLDPGKAVSVMGDVAGSAKKLGKDLHSGPSYEIEVFTRGLKQSFVNVLGGQVLPVIAKAGAFMNRAVLPPLKATGSVVVALLVPALTALWTAGTGTVAWLRDMGVWLIPVGILVAGLTVAITAQAIATGAVTATFALYRAAILAWTVVQRGATIAQAAFNAVMNANPVVLVITAIVALGAALVIAYQRSATFRSVVQAVWAGVQTGALAVWGVLKMLFAGFLTGLRAIGAAAVWLWSTVLKPVFGFIDTALRILLTVVTIVVFGPIYLAIRLLGATFMWLWAVAIGPTVRLIVAGWKLMWAGIQVVLGLLIAGVRGGGAAVRWLYDAAVAPVVRLVVAGFRLMWTGVKVVFGLFTAGLKGVGAGAKWLWTNAISPAMSGIKSVISTVYNTGIKPVLAALRGAVGKTADSFETARRAIKIAWDKVKGIAKGPVSFIIDTVYNGGIVRVWNAVASKFGAPTLHKIAGLARGGVLPGTSSWRQGDDQLVPMRRGEGVYVSEAMRDPYERARLHAVNRAAMSGRSLQPYQGGGFAKGGIFDWVKDAASKGGDLVTSGVSWLKDGVKASAMAGFNKIVQPLIDKISGSASLYKDMVTKIPQKILKTVLSYSGEADKKFIALGVGGKGYKGALAWARTQAGKPYQWAGNGNPSWDCSGFMSAIESVIRGQKPHRRWATGAFSGSSAPAGWVRGKRSPFMIGITNAGVGHTAGTLNGVNVESRGGDGVLVGKRARGAGDFLFTARYGFNAKGYASGGRPRPGELAWVGEMGPELVRFGSGTSEVYDHRTSVQMAAGLGARGFAKGTSKAKAAARARATARGQIPGDLTGASKALTGSVAEIKRAFDELTKDLRAAGGAGRALAASSSKASAKLQALAKQRDSVDKRLQEAKAAAADQKKSAADFFGLGQVGEVTTFSDLLGGLQSRQDQARAFQKQIAGLSKKGVSKSIISQLVAQGPGGPLIDLVSGASKGQLAQLNQLAKSGGKLSTSYGNTMADAMFDAGSQAGKGFLTGLKAQEKELQKAMDRLGAGLVNAIKRRLKIKSPSRVTAYLGEMTGAGVGVGLDSTASAVAASAARLADAAVPEIPAVSPAGIARAASTPTGLAAGTRLRLVVEDGREFAAYVDDRADSRVSAGFARARRAQHAGSK; this is encoded by the coding sequence ATGCCCTCGGTCGGCTACGCCACCCTCCAGGTCATCCCCTCCGTACGGGGCATCGGCGACGAACTGCGGCGCCAGCTCATCGGCCCCGCAGGCGATGCCGGGCAGGATGCCGGTGAGGCGGCGGGCAGCGGGCTGCGCGACAAGGTCAAGATGGGCGCGGCCGCCGCGGGCGCTGCGGCCGGGGCGCTGTTCGTCGCCGGGATCCAGGAGGCGATGGACCAGGCGAACATCACCTCCACGCTGAAGGCGCAGCTCGGCGCGACGGGCAAGGACGCGGCCCGCTACGGAAAGATCGCCGGGCAGCTGTACGCGAAGGGCATCACCGAAGACGTCGCGCAGGGCGCGGAGATCATCCGCTCCGTGATCAACGCGGGGCTGGTGCCGCCGGACGCGACGAACAAGCAGCTGAAGGCCATCAGCGCGCAGATGGCGGACGTGGCGAACACGTTCGGCACCGACATGTCGCTGCAGACGCAGGCCGTCTCGGCGATGCTCAAGAACAAGCTGGCCCCCAACGCCGCCGCGGCGCTGGACGTCATCACGGTCGGCATGCAGAAGCTCGGCCCGAACGCCGAGGACCTCCTGGAGACGTTCCAGGAGTACAGCGTGCAGCTGCGCAAGCTCGGCATCGACAGCAGCGAGGCGCTCGGGCTGTTCCGGCAGGGCATCCAGGGTGGCGCCCGCGACACCGACATCATCGCGGACGCGTTCAAGGAGTTCTCCATCCGCGCGGTCGACATGAGCGACGGCTCGCGGGAGGCGTACAAGGCGCTCGGCCTGGACGCCAAGGACATGGAGAAGCAGATCGGGCAGGGCGGCGACGCCGCCCAGCGCGGCCTGCAGACCGTCCTGGACAAGCTGCGGTCGATGAAGGACCCCGTCAAGCGCGAGGCCGCGGCTGTCGGGCTGTTCGGTACCCAGGCCGAGGACCTCGGCAAGGCCCTGTTCAAGCTGGACCCGGGCAAGGCCGTCTCCGTGATGGGGGACGTGGCCGGGTCGGCGAAGAAGCTCGGCAAGGACCTGCACTCCGGGCCGAGCTACGAGATCGAGGTGTTCACGCGCGGCCTGAAGCAGAGCTTCGTCAACGTCCTGGGCGGGCAGGTCCTGCCGGTCATCGCCAAGGCCGGGGCGTTCATGAACCGGGCCGTGCTGCCCCCGCTGAAGGCCACCGGCAGCGTCGTCGTCGCCCTCCTCGTCCCGGCCCTGACGGCTCTGTGGACGGCGGGCACAGGCACTGTCGCCTGGCTGCGGGACATGGGCGTGTGGCTCATCCCGGTGGGCATCCTCGTCGCCGGTCTGACCGTGGCCATCACCGCGCAGGCCATCGCCACGGGCGCGGTGACAGCCACGTTCGCGCTGTACCGGGCGGCGATCCTGGCGTGGACGGTGGTGCAGCGCGGCGCGACGATCGCGCAGGCCGCGTTCAACGCCGTGATGAACGCCAACCCGGTCGTCCTGGTGATCACGGCGATCGTGGCCCTGGGCGCCGCGCTCGTCATCGCCTACCAGCGCAGCGCGACCTTCCGCAGCGTCGTGCAGGCCGTGTGGGCAGGGGTCCAGACGGGCGCGCTCGCGGTGTGGGGCGTGCTGAAGATGCTGTTCGCCGGGTTCCTGACCGGGCTGCGTGCCATCGGCGCGGCCGCGGTGTGGCTGTGGTCGACCGTGCTGAAGCCGGTGTTCGGCTTCATCGACACCGCGCTGCGGATCCTGCTGACCGTCGTGACGATCGTGGTGTTCGGCCCGATCTACCTGGCCATCCGGCTCCTCGGCGCGACGTTCATGTGGCTGTGGGCGGTGGCCATCGGGCCGACGGTCCGTCTGATCGTCGCCGGGTGGAAGCTCATGTGGGCCGGGATCCAGGTGGTCCTCGGCCTGCTGATCGCGGGCGTGCGCGGCGGTGGCGCGGCGGTGCGGTGGCTGTACGACGCCGCGGTCGCGCCCGTGGTGCGGCTGGTCGTGGCCGGGTTCCGCCTCATGTGGACCGGCGTGAAGGTCGTCTTCGGTCTGTTCACGGCCGGGCTGAAGGGTGTGGGTGCCGGGGCTAAGTGGCTGTGGACCAACGCCATCTCCCCGGCCATGAGCGGCATCAAGTCGGTGATCTCCACCGTCTACAACACGGGGATCAAGCCCGTCCTGGCCGCTCTGCGGGGCGCCGTCGGTAAGACGGCTGATTCGTTCGAGACCGCCCGCCGCGCGATCAAGATTGCCTGGGACAAGGTCAAGGGCATCGCCAAGGGGCCGGTCAGCTTCATTATCGACACCGTCTACAACGGGGGCATCGTCCGTGTCTGGAATGCGGTCGCCTCCAAGTTCGGGGCGCCGACGCTTCACAAGATCGCGGGTCTGGCGCGCGGCGGTGTGCTGCCGGGTACCTCCTCGTGGAGGCAGGGCGACGACCAGTTGGTGCCCATGCGCCGTGGCGAGGGCGTGTACGTCTCCGAGGCGATGCGCGACCCGTACGAGCGGGCGCGCCTGCACGCGGTGAACCGGGCCGCCATGTCGGGCCGTTCTCTGCAGCCGTACCAGGGCGGCGGGTTCGCCAAGGGCGGCATCTTCGACTGGGTCAAGGACGCCGCGTCCAAGGGCGGCGACCTGGTCACGTCGGGGGTGTCGTGGCTGAAGGACGGCGTCAAGGCCAGTGCGATGGCCGGGTTCAACAAGATCGTGCAGCCGCTGATCGACAAGATCTCCGGGTCCGCGTCCCTCTACAAGGACATGGTCACGAAGATCCCCCAGAAGATCCTCAAGACCGTGCTGTCGTACTCCGGGGAGGCGGACAAGAAGTTCATCGCCCTCGGCGTCGGCGGCAAGGGCTACAAGGGTGCGCTCGCGTGGGCGCGCACGCAGGCGGGCAAGCCCTACCAGTGGGCCGGTAACGGGAACCCGTCCTGGGACTGCTCCGGTTTCATGTCGGCGATCGAGTCCGTCATCCGCGGCCAGAAGCCGCACAGGAGGTGGGCGACCGGGGCGTTCTCGGGGTCCAGTGCTCCGGCGGGCTGGGTGCGCGGCAAGCGCTCCCCGTTCATGATCGGCATCACGAACGCGGGTGTCGGCCACACGGCGGGGACCCTGAACGGCGTCAACGTCGAGTCGCGCGGCGGGGACGGTGTCCTCGTCGGCAAGCGCGCCCGCGGGGCCGGGGACTTCCTGTTCACCGCCCGGTACGGGTTCAACGCCAAGGGCTACGCGTCCGGCGGGCGCCCGCGCCCCGGCGAGCTGGCCTGGGTCGGTGAGATGGGCCCGGAGCTCGTGCGGTTCGGCTCCGGCACCAGCGAGGTCTACGACCACCGCACCTCGGTGCAGATGGCCGCCGGGCTGGGCGCGCGCGGCTTCGCCAAGGGCACCAGCAAGGCGAAGGCGGCGGCCCGGGCCCGCGCGACCGCGCGCGGTCAGATCCCCGGCGACCTGACCGGGGCGAGCAAGGCACTCACGGGATCCGTGGCAGAGATCAAGCGGGCCTTCGACGAGCTGACCAAGGACCTGCGCGCGGCGGGCGGCGCCGGGCGGGCCCTGGCCGCTTCCTCCTCGAAGGCGTCGGCGAAGCTGCAGGCGCTGGCCAAGCAGCGCGACAGCGTCGACAAGCGGCTGCAGGAGGCCAAGGCCGCGGCGGCCGACCAGAAGAAGTCGGCCGCCGACTTCTTCGGCCTCGGCCAGGTCGGGGAGGTCACCACCTTCTCCGACCTGCTGGGCGGGCTGCAGTCCCGCCAGGACCAGGCGCGTGCGTTCCAGAAGCAGATCGCGGGCCTGTCGAAGAAGGGGGTCTCGAAGTCCATCATCAGCCAGCTGGTGGCGCAGGGCCCCGGCGGGCCGCTCATCGACCTGGTCTCCGGCGCTTCCAAGGGGCAGCTGGCGCAGCTCAACCAGTTGGCGAAGTCCGGCGGCAAGCTGTCGACGTCGTACGGCAACACGATGGCGGACGCGATGTTCGACGCGGGCAGCCAGGCGGGGAAGGGGTTCCTGACCGGGCTGAAGGCGCAGGAGAAGGAACTGCAGAAGGCCATGGACCGCCTCGGCGCGGGCCTGGTCAACGCCATCAAACGCCGCCTGAAGATCAAGTCCCCGTCGCGGGTCACCGCGTACCTGGGTGAGATGACCGGCGCCGGGGTCGGGGTGGGCCTGGACAGCACCGCGTCCGCCGTCGCCGCCTCCGCGGCCCGCCTGGCCGACGCCGCGGTGCCCGAGATACCGGCCGTGTCGCCCGCCGGGATCGCCCGCGCCGCCAGCACCCCGACCGGGCTCGCGGCGGGGACGCGGCTGCGCCTGGTCGTCGAGGACGGCCGGGAGTTCGCCGCCTACGTCGACGACCGCGCAGACAGCCGGGTCAGCGCCGGGTTCGCGCGGGCCCGCCGCGCGCAGCACGCCGGCAGCAAGTAG
- a CDS encoding Ig-like domain-containing protein → MAGDPTKANLWIDADVYVSWNLSATLPANAEAAFSSDWKLIGLLDGDEGFPESRDEDSDDKFAWGGMIVRTSRNHFKLTKSFTCLEDNEWTRKLVWPGSTATQIKVPRPERVLVAFETREGEKIRRLITAQYAECSLDGDHGENETDLESATIAATIFPTAEGWLFNRQDTPVLSSISVTPATLTVADGEISALMATATYSDASTADVTATASWVSSNPAKATVSAGFVTGVDPGSSTVTATYQGQSDTCAVTVTA, encoded by the coding sequence GTGGCTGGCGACCCGACCAAGGCAAATCTCTGGATCGACGCGGACGTGTACGTGTCCTGGAACCTGAGCGCGACGCTGCCCGCGAACGCCGAGGCGGCGTTCTCCTCGGACTGGAAGCTCATCGGCCTGCTCGACGGCGACGAAGGATTCCCCGAAAGCAGGGATGAGGACTCCGACGACAAGTTCGCCTGGGGCGGCATGATCGTCCGCACGTCCCGGAACCACTTCAAGCTCACCAAGAGCTTCACGTGCCTGGAGGACAACGAGTGGACCCGCAAGCTGGTGTGGCCCGGCTCGACCGCCACCCAGATCAAGGTCCCGCGCCCCGAGCGGGTGCTGGTCGCCTTCGAGACCCGCGAGGGCGAGAAGATCCGCCGCCTGATCACTGCCCAGTACGCCGAGTGCTCGCTGGACGGTGACCACGGCGAGAACGAGACCGACCTCGAATCCGCCACGATCGCCGCGACGATCTTCCCCACCGCCGAGGGCTGGCTCTTCAACCGGCAGGACACCCCAGTGCTGTCGTCGATCTCCGTCACCCCGGCCACGCTGACAGTCGCCGACGGCGAGATCAGCGCCCTGATGGCGACAGCGACGTATTCCGACGCCAGCACGGCGGACGTCACCGCGACCGCGTCGTGGGTCTCGTCGAACCCGGCCAAGGCCACCGTCTCGGCCGGGTTCGTGACCGGCGTGGACCCCGGCTCGTCCACCGTCACGGCCACCTACCAGGGGCAGTCCGACACCTGCGCCGTGACCGTCACGGCCTGA
- a CDS encoding DUF3168 domain-containing protein produces the protein MAAVKTLTVFDDAQAAGAGVLRTALAGRAEAYAASATVGTRVPYDRAPELDHLPYVMVRKDSDSPHPSMANARCTLRITVWHRDADQAHDLAMLCQGLLIVHSGPVIRGVRPGTGPLAAVDDISGVDLSTITVLANIKPRLP, from the coding sequence GTGGCAGCGGTGAAGACGCTGACGGTCTTCGACGACGCGCAGGCCGCCGGGGCTGGGGTACTGCGGACCGCGCTCGCCGGGCGCGCCGAGGCGTACGCGGCCAGTGCCACGGTCGGCACGAGGGTCCCCTACGACCGTGCCCCAGAACTGGACCACCTGCCCTACGTGATGGTCCGCAAGGACTCCGACAGCCCGCACCCCTCGATGGCCAACGCCCGGTGCACGCTGCGGATCACGGTCTGGCACCGGGACGCCGATCAGGCGCACGACCTGGCGATGCTCTGCCAGGGCCTGCTCATCGTCCACTCCGGGCCCGTCATCCGTGGGGTGCGCCCGGGCACCGGCCCGCTCGCTGCTGTCGACGACATCTCCGGCGTCGACCTGTCGACGATCACTGTGCTCGCCAACATCAAGCCCCGCCTGCCCTGA
- a CDS encoding mobile element protein, with protein MAEEFLADPGELAALLGRSEDDPTLLAALRAATRRFRGQVGHPVHLVAEETVVLDGTGRGSLLLPVWPTTAVHEVLLDGQELTEGTDFSWSESGILRRLGCRMWPDRLRCLQVTYSHGWSAAAIPDDIQEAVLERAQAGVTIPVGVQSKAVGGQSVTFGAQAASGATEAWVQAVARHKVRTSAYA; from the coding sequence ATGGCTGAGGAGTTCCTCGCCGACCCGGGCGAGCTGGCCGCGCTGCTCGGCCGGTCCGAGGACGACCCCACGCTGCTCGCCGCCCTGCGCGCGGCCACCCGGCGCTTTCGCGGGCAGGTCGGCCACCCGGTCCACCTCGTCGCCGAGGAGACGGTGGTGCTGGACGGGACCGGCCGCGGCTCGCTGCTGCTGCCCGTGTGGCCCACCACGGCCGTCCACGAGGTCCTCCTGGACGGCCAGGAGCTCACCGAGGGAACCGACTTCTCCTGGTCGGAGAGCGGGATCCTGCGCCGTCTGGGCTGCCGGATGTGGCCGGACCGGCTGCGCTGTCTGCAGGTCACCTACAGCCACGGCTGGTCGGCGGCGGCCATCCCGGACGACATTCAGGAGGCCGTGCTGGAGCGCGCGCAGGCGGGGGTCACGATCCCGGTCGGCGTGCAGTCCAAGGCGGTGGGCGGGCAGTCCGTGACGTTCGGCGCGCAGGCCGCGTCCGGCGCGACCGAGGCCTGGGTGCAGGCCGTTGCCCGGCACAAGGTCCGCACCTCCGCCTACGCGTGA
- a CDS encoding phage major capsid protein translates to MPNTIKELSEEMKHHLLKAREITALAEKEDDRGFTDEENTQLREHMAKATAAKAQIEKLKGNEELKATLAQLGDDIALNAKTDEDGQRQTASGFHLPDKAKSVGEQFTESPEYKALLAQAPNGVFAKNQRVQSGMVGYKSLVTGASDTSGGALVQPDYRGLQVGLDVFQRPLRMRDVVTPGTTTSDTVEYVRVTSVTNNAAPVAEATTAAAPTAPGGAGALVNAAGGGYKPESGLALAKIQAPVRTIAHWMPATKRSLSDAAQIRTLIDSFLLYGLEEELEDQMIQGDNTGENFEGLGNVSGVQAQAWDTDLLTTLRKARTKVRTVGRSIANAYLFNPADLETLDLLQDNEGRYYFGGPTASGSANPLWGVGVVETEAVPAGTGYVGDFRKAVLWDREQATVQVTDSHLDFFVRNLVAILAEMRAAFGIMQPSAFVEIDLTA, encoded by the coding sequence ATGCCCAACACGATCAAGGAACTCTCCGAGGAGATGAAGCACCACCTCCTCAAGGCGCGGGAGATCACCGCCCTCGCTGAGAAGGAGGACGACCGGGGCTTCACCGACGAGGAGAACACGCAGCTTCGCGAGCACATGGCCAAGGCCACCGCGGCCAAGGCCCAGATCGAGAAGCTGAAGGGCAATGAGGAGCTCAAGGCGACGCTCGCCCAGCTCGGCGACGACATCGCCCTGAACGCCAAGACGGATGAGGATGGGCAGCGGCAGACCGCGTCCGGCTTCCATCTGCCGGACAAGGCCAAGTCCGTCGGTGAGCAGTTCACCGAGTCGCCGGAGTACAAGGCCCTGCTCGCCCAGGCCCCCAACGGGGTCTTCGCGAAGAACCAGCGGGTGCAGTCCGGCATGGTCGGCTACAAGTCGCTGGTCACCGGCGCCTCCGACACCTCCGGCGGCGCGCTGGTCCAGCCCGACTACCGGGGCCTGCAGGTGGGCCTGGACGTCTTCCAGCGGCCGCTGCGCATGCGGGACGTCGTCACCCCGGGCACAACCACCTCCGACACGGTGGAGTACGTGCGCGTCACCTCGGTGACGAACAACGCCGCCCCGGTGGCTGAGGCCACGACCGCGGCAGCCCCGACCGCGCCGGGCGGTGCGGGCGCCCTGGTGAATGCGGCGGGCGGCGGCTACAAGCCGGAGTCCGGCCTCGCCCTGGCGAAGATCCAGGCACCGGTCAGGACGATCGCGCACTGGATGCCCGCGACCAAGCGGTCCTTGTCCGACGCCGCGCAGATCCGGACTCTGATCGACTCCTTCCTGCTGTATGGGCTGGAGGAAGAACTCGAAGACCAGATGATCCAGGGCGACAACACTGGCGAGAACTTCGAGGGCCTCGGCAACGTGTCCGGCGTGCAGGCGCAGGCCTGGGACACCGACCTGCTCACCACGCTGCGCAAGGCACGGACCAAGGTCCGCACGGTGGGCCGGTCCATCGCCAACGCCTACCTGTTCAACCCGGCCGACCTGGAGACCCTCGACCTGCTGCAGGACAACGAGGGCCGGTACTATTTCGGCGGCCCGACCGCCTCAGGCAGCGCCAACCCCCTGTGGGGCGTGGGCGTCGTCGAGACCGAGGCCGTCCCGGCGGGCACCGGCTACGTCGGGGACTTCCGCAAGGCCGTGCTGTGGGACCGCGAGCAGGCCACCGTCCAGGTCACCGACAGCCACCTCGATTTCTTCGTCCGCAACCTCGTCGCGATCCTCGCCGAGATGCGCGCGGCCTTCGGCATCATGCAGCCGTCCGCGTTCGTCGAGATCGACCTCACGGCCTGA
- a CDS encoding HK97 family phage prohead protease, which produces MEVAAKVKAAGVADGLAEGQFTALVSVFDTEDSMGDIVRPGAFTQTLAEWAAKGDDIPVIWSHQWSDPFSHIGRVVKAVETLQGLEVTGQIEDLADNPTSAQVYRLLKGRRVTQFSFAYDVGEGGWITDDEHPWGGYYELRRLDLHEVGPCLLGVNRDTELLAAKAQSLAAGAKAGRVLSAANYDRLASAHSAIGEVLAAAEPEKARGPAAPTTSPEESGQPGPAAASGTVPPAQPSEPAPAQDTVADTSKSSTEDETTPDPREAPSPDAAARDGAASARLRTDLQLLELEVSLTE; this is translated from the coding sequence ATGGAAGTGGCCGCCAAGGTCAAGGCGGCGGGCGTCGCCGACGGGCTGGCCGAGGGGCAGTTCACCGCCCTGGTCAGTGTGTTCGACACCGAGGACAGCATGGGCGACATCGTCCGGCCGGGCGCGTTCACCCAGACGCTGGCTGAGTGGGCGGCCAAGGGCGACGACATCCCGGTGATCTGGTCGCACCAGTGGTCGGACCCGTTCTCCCACATCGGACGGGTCGTCAAGGCGGTGGAGACGCTGCAGGGCCTGGAGGTCACCGGGCAGATCGAGGACCTCGCCGACAACCCGACGTCCGCCCAGGTCTACCGCCTGCTCAAGGGCCGCCGCGTCACGCAGTTCTCTTTCGCGTACGACGTCGGCGAGGGCGGCTGGATCACCGACGACGAGCACCCCTGGGGCGGCTACTACGAGCTGCGGCGCCTGGACCTGCACGAGGTCGGCCCGTGCCTGCTCGGCGTCAACAGGGACACCGAGCTGCTGGCGGCGAAGGCGCAGAGCCTGGCCGCCGGAGCCAAGGCAGGCCGCGTCCTGAGCGCGGCCAACTATGACCGCCTCGCCTCCGCCCACTCGGCGATCGGTGAGGTCCTGGCCGCTGCGGAGCCGGAGAAGGCCCGCGGCCCGGCCGCCCCCACGACCAGCCCCGAGGAGTCCGGCCAGCCCGGCCCGGCGGCGGCCAGCGGCACCGTGCCGCCCGCTCAGCCCTCCGAGCCCGCGCCCGCCCAGGACACCGTCGCGGACACCAGTAAGAGCAGCACCGAGGACGAGACCACGCCGGACCCCCGCGAAGCGCCGTCGCCCGACGCCGCCGCCAGGGACGGTGCCGCCTCTGCCCGTCTGCGCACCGATCTCCAGCTCCTGGAGCTGGAGGTCTCGCTCACGGAATGA